In Salmo salar chromosome ssa15, Ssal_v3.1, whole genome shotgun sequence, one genomic interval encodes:
- the LOC106570860 gene encoding myosin heavy chain, fast skeletal muscle, which translates to MSTDAEMQIYGKAAIYLRKPEKERMEAQAAPFDSKNACYVSDTKELYLKGLVTARADGKCTVTVTNPNGTKEEGKEFKEADVYQMNPPKYDKIEDMAMMTYLNEASVLYNLKERYAAWMIYTYSGLFCATVNPYKWLPVYDMEVVNAYRGKKRMEAPPHIFSVSDNAFQFMQIDNENQSVLITGESGAGKTVNTKRVIQYFATIAVSGVKKEVDPTKMQGSLEDQIIAANPLLEAYGNAKTVRNDNSSRFGKFIRIHFQGGKLAKADIETYLLEKSRVSFQLPDERGYHIFFQMMTNHKPEIVEMALITTNPYDFPMCSQGQITVASINDKEELDATDDAITILGFTNEEKMGIYKLTGAVLHHGNLHFKQKQREEQAEPDGTEVADKIGYLLGLNSAEMLKALCYPRVKVGNEYVTKGQTVPQVNNSVSALAKSIYERMFLWMVIRINEMLDTKNPRQFYIGVLDIAGFEIFDYNSMEQLCINFTNEKLQQFFNHTMFVLEQEEYKKEGIIWAFIDFGMDLAACIELIEKPLGIFSILEEECMFPKSSDTTFKDKLYAQHLGKTKAFEKPKPAKGKAEAHFSLVHYAGTVDYNITGWLEKNKDPLNDSVIQLYGKSSVKLLAALYPAAPPEDNTKKGGKKKGGSMQTVSSQFRENLHKLMTNLRSTHPHFVRCLIPNESKTPGLMENFLVIHQLRCNGVLEGIRICRKGFPSRIIYADFKQRYKVLNASVIPEGQFMDNKKASEKLLGSIDVNHEDYKFGHTKVFFKAGLLGVLEEMRDEKLATLVGMVQALSRGFLMRREFTKMMERRDSVFTIQYNIRSFMNVKTWPWMKVYFKIKPLLKSAETEKELANMKENYEKMQTDLAKALATKKQLEEKLVSMVQERADLALQVASDSENLNDAEERCEGLIKSKIQLEAKLKETTERLEDEEEMNAELTAKKRKLEDECSELKKDIDDLELTLAKVEKEKHATENKVKNLTEEMASMDESVAKLTKEKKALQEAHQQTLDDLQAEEDKVNTLTKAKTKLEQQVDDLEGSLEQEKKLRMDLERAKRKLEGDLKLAQESIMDLENDKQQSDEKIKKKDFETSQLLSKVEDEQSLGAQLQKKIKELQARIEELEEEIEAERAARAKVEKQRADLSRELEEISERLEEAGGATAAQIEMNKKREAEFQKLRRDLEESTLQHEATAAGLRKKQADSVAELGEQIDNLQRVKQKLEKEKSEYKMEIDDLTSNMEAVAKAKGNLEKMCRTLEDQLSELKTKNDENVRQVNDVSGQRARLLTENGEFGRQLEEKEALVSQLTRGKHAFTQQVEEMKRLIEEEVKAKNALSHSVQSARHDCDLLREQFEEEQEAKAELQRGMSKANSEVAQWRTKYETDAIQRTEELEEAKKKLAQRLQEAEETIEATNSKCASLEKTKQRLQGEVEDLMIDVERATAMAANLDKKQRNFDKVLAEWKQKYEEGQAELEGAQKEARSMSTELFKMKNSYEEALDHLETLKRENKNLQQEISDLTEQIGETGKSIHELEKAKKTVETEKSEIQTALEEAEGTLEHEESKILRVQLELNQIKGEVDRKLAEKDEELEQIKRNSQRVVDSMQSTLDSEVRSRNDALRVKKKMEGDLNEMEIQLSHANRQAAEAQKQLRNIQGQLKDAQLHLDDAVRASEDTKEQVAMVERRNGLMVAEIEELRVALEQTERGRKVAETELVDASERVGFLHSQNTSLLNTKKKLETDLVQVQGEVDDIVQEARNAEEKAKKAITDAAMMAEELKKEQDTSSHLERMKKNLEVTVKDLQHRLDEAENLAMKGGKKQLQKLESRVRELETEVEAEQRRGVDAVKGVRKYERRVKELTYQTEEDKKNVGRLQDLVGKLQMKVKAYKRQAEEAEEAANSHMSKFRKVQHELEEAEERSDIAETQVNKLRAKTREGGKGKEAAE; encoded by the exons ATGAGTACGGACGCGGAGATGCAAATCTACGGCAAGGCTGCCATATACCTCCGTAAGCCTgagaaggagaggatggaggcACAAGCCGCACCCTTTGATTCAAAGAATGCTTGCTATGTGTCAGACACGAAAGAGCTGTACCTTAAAGGTTTGGTCACTGCCAGGGCTGACGGAAAGTGTACTGTGACAGTCACGAATCCTAACGGCACTAAGGAG GAAGGAAAAGAGTTCAAAGAGGCAGACGTCTACCAGATGAACCCCCCTAAATACGACAAGATTGAGGACATGGCCATGATGACCTACCTGAATGAAGCCTCTGTGTTGTATAACCTCAAAGAGCGTTATGCAGCATGGATGATCTAT ACCTACTCTGGGCTCTTCTGTGCCACGGTGAACCCCTACAAGTGGCTTCCTGTGTACGACATGGAGGTTGTTAACGCCtacagagggaagaagaggatGGAGGCTCCACCCCATATCTTCTCCGTCTCTGACAACGCCTTCCAGTTCATGCAGATTG ATAACGAGAACCAGTCCGTCCTGATTAC TGGAGAATCCGGTGCAGGAAAGACTGTCAACACCAAGCGTGTCATCCAGTACTTTGCCACCATTGCAGTGTCTGGTGTCAAGAAGGAAGTAGACCCTACCAAAATGCAG GGGTCTCTTGAGGATCAGATCATTGCAGCTAACCCCCTGCTGGAGGCTTACGGTAATGCCAAGACAGTGAGGAATGACAACTCGTCTCGCTTC GGTAAATTCATCAGGATTCACTTCCAAGGAGGAAAACTGGCTAAAGCTGACATTGAGACCT accTTCTGGAGAAGTCCAGAGTGTCCTTCCAGCTGCCCGATGAGAGAGGCTACCACATCTTCTTCCAGATGATGACCAATCACAAACCTGAGATTGTTG AAATGGCGCTCATCACCACCAACCCCTACGACTTCCCCATGTGCAGCCAGGGTCAGATCACTGTGGCCAGCATCAACGACAAGGAAGAGCTGGATGCCACAGAC GATGCCATTACAATCCTGGGCTTCACTAATGAGGAGAAGATGGGCATCTACAAGCTGACAGGAGCTGTACTGCACCATGGAAACTTGCACTTCAAGCAGAAGCAGCGTGAGGAGCAGGCTGAGCCAGACGGCACAGAGG TGGCTGATAAAATTGGCTACCTGTTGGGCCTGAACTCAGCTGAGATGTTGAAGGCTCTGTGCTACCCCAGAGTCAAGGTCGGCAACGAGTACGTGACCAAGGGACAGACTGTGCCTCAG GTTAATAACTCAGTCTCGGCTCTGGCCAAGTCCATCTATGAGAGGATGTTCTTGTGGATGGTCATCCGTATCAACGAGATGTTGGACACCAAGAATCCAAGGCAGTTCTATATCGGCGTGCTCGACATTGCCGGGTTTGAGATCTTTGAT TACAACAGCATGGAGCAGCTGTGCATCAACTTCACCAATGAGAAACTGCAAcagtttttcaaccacaccatgTTCGTCCTGGAACAAGAGGAGTACAAGAAGGAGGGAATCATCTGGGCCTTCATTGACTTCGGCATGGACTTGGCTGCCTGCATTGAGCTTATTGAGAAG CCATTGGGCATCTTCTCCATCCTTGAAGAGGAGTGCATGTTCCCCAAGTCTTCAGACACTACCTTCAAGGACAAGCTGTACGCCCAGCATCTTGGCAAAACCAAGGCGTTTGAGAAGCCCAAGCCTGCCAAAGGCAAGGCAGAAGCCCACTTCTCCCTGGTGCACTACGCCGGCACTGTGGACTACAACATCACTGGCTGGCTGGAGAAGAACAAGGATCCCCTGAACGACTCAGTTATTCAGCTGTACGGGAAGTCTTCAGTCAAACTTTTGGCTGCTCTGTACCCTGCTGCCCCACCTGAGG ATAATACCAAGAAGGgaggtaagaagaagggtggctCCATGCAGACTGTGTCCTCCCAGTTCAGG GAGAACTTACATAAGCTGATGACCAACTTGAGGAGCACTCATCCTCACTTTGTGCGCTGCCTGATCCCCAACGAGTCAAAGACCCCAG GTCTGATGGAGAACTTCCTGGTTATCCACCAGCTCAGGTGTAATGGTGTTCTGGAGGGTATCCGGATCTGCAGAAAGGGCTTCCCTAGCAGAATCATCTATGCTGACTTCAAGCAGAg GTATAAAGTACTGAATGCCAGTGTCATCCCAGAGGGCCAGTTCATGGACAACAAGAAGGCTTCTGAGAAGCTGCTTGGATCCATTGATGTGAATCATGAGGattacaagtttggacacaccaag GTGTTCTTCAAAGCCGGTCTGCTGGGCGtcctggaggagatgagagatgagaagcTGGCCACTCTGGTCGGCATGGTCCAGGCTCTCAGCCGGGGATTCCTCATGAGGAGAGAGTTCACcaagatgatggagaggag AGATTCCGTCTTCACCATCCAGTACAACATCCGCTCCTTCATGAATGTTAAAACCTGGCCGTGGATGAAGGTGTACTTTAAGATCAAGCCCTTGCTGAAGAGCGCAGAGACTGAGAAGGAGCTGGCCAACATGAAGGAGAACTATGAGAAGATGCAGACGGACCTGGCCAAGGCTCTGGCCACCAAGAAGCAGTTGGAGGAGAAGTTGGTGTCCATGGTGCAGGAGAGGGCAGACCTTGCGCTCCAAGTAGCATCT GATTCAGAGAATCTGAACGATGCTGAGGAAAGGTGCGAGGGGCTCATCAAGAGCAAGATCCAGCTGGAGGCCAAACTCaaagagacgacagagaggctggaggatgaggaggagatgaaTGCTGAGTTGACTGCCAAGAAGAGGAAGCTGGAGGATGAGTGCTCTGAGCTGAAGAAGGATATTGATGACCTGGAGCTCACCCTGGCCAAAGTGGAGAAGGAGAAGCACGCCACTGAAAACAAG GTTAAAAACCTGACTGAGGAGATGGCATCTATGGATGAGAGTGTTGCCAAGCTGACCAAGGAGAAGAAAGCCCTCCAAGAGGCCCACCAGCAGACACTGGAcgacctgcaggcagaggaggacaAAGTCAACACTCTGACCAAGGCCAAGACCAAGCTGGAACAGCAAGTGGATGAC CTTGAGGGTTCTCTGGAGCAAGAGAAGAAGCTCCGTATGGACCTTGAGAGAGCCAAGAGAAAGCTGGAAGGAGATCTGAAGCTTGCCCAGGAGTCCATAATGGACCTGGAGAATGACAAGCAGCAGTCTGATGAGAAAATCAAGAA GAAGGACTTTGAGACCAGCCAGCTCCTCAGCAAGGTTGAGGATGAACAGTCTCTGGGAGCTCAGCTGCAGAAGAAGATCAAGGAACTGCAG gcCCGTattgaggagctggaggaggaaaTTGAGGCTGAGCGTGCTGCCAGGGCTAAGGTTGAGAAGCAGAGGGCCGATCTCTCCAGGGAACTTGAGGAGATCAGCGAGAGGCTGGAGGAGGCTGGAGGCGCCACTGCTGCTCAGATTGAGATGAACAAGAAGCGCGAGGCTGAGTTCCAGAAGCTGCGTCGTGATCTTGAAGAGTCCACCCTGCAGCATGAGGCCACAGCCGCCGGTCTGCGCAAAAAGCAGGCTGACAGTGTGGCTGAGCTCGGGGAGCAGATTGACAACCTGCAGCGCGTCAAGCAgaagctggagaaggagaagagcgaGTATAAGATGGAGATTGATGACCTCACCAGCAACATGGAGGCCGTCGCCAAGGCTAAG GGCAATCTGGAGAAGATGTGTCGTACTCTTGAGGACCAGCTGAGCGAGCTCAAGACTAAGAATGATGAGAATGTTCGCCAGGTCAACGACGTCAGCGGACAGAGGGCCAGACTCCTGACAGAAAATG GTGAGTTTGGCCGCCAGCTGGAGGAGAAGGAAGCCCTGGTGTCTCAGCTGACCAGAGGCAAACATGCCTTCACCCAGCAGGTTGAGGAGATGAAGAGGCTGATTGAGGAGGAGGTAAAG gCTAAAAACGCACTGTCCCACAGTGTCCAGTCTGCCCGCCATGACTGTGACCTTCTAAGAGAGCAGTTTGAAGAGGAGCAGGAGGCCAAGGCAGAGCTGCAGCGCGGCATGTCCAAGGCCAACAGTGAGGTGGCTCAGTGGAGGACTAAGTATGAAACTGATGCCATCCAGCGcacagaggagctggaggaggctaA GAAGAAGCTGGCCCAGCGTCTGCAGGAGGCTGAGGAGACCATTGAGGCGACCAACTCAAAGTGTGCCTCCCTGGAGAAGACCAAGCAGAGActgcagggagaggtggaggacctcATGATTGACGTTGAGAGAGCCACCGCGATGGCTGCCAACCTCGACAAGAAGCAGAGGAACTTTGACAAG GTTCTGGCAGAGTGGAAGCAGAAGTATGAGGAAGGTCAGGCTGAACTGGAAGGAGCTCAGAAGGAGGCTCGCTCAATGAGCACTGAACTCTTCAAGATGAAGAACTCCTACGAGGAGGCTTTGGATCATCTGGAGACtctaaagagagagaacaagaacctGCAAC agGAGATCTCTGACCTGACTGAGCAGATCGGAGAGACTGGAAAGAGCATCCATGAGCTGGAGAAGGCCAAGAAAACCGTGGAGACAGAGAAGTCTGAGATCCAGACCGCTCTGGAGGAGGCTGAG GGAACACTGGAGCACGAGGAATCCAAGATTCTGCGTGTTCAGCTGGAGCTGAACCAGATCAAGGGTGAGGTGGACAGGAAGCTGGCTGAGAAGGATGAGGAGCTGGAGCAGATCAAGAGGAACAGCCAGAGGGTGGTTGACTCCATGCAGAGCACCCTGGACTCTGAGGTCAGGAGCAGGAATGATGCCCTGAGggtgaagaagaagatggagggagacctGAACGAGATGGAGATCCAGCTGAGCCACGCCAACAGGCAGGCAGCTGAGGCCCAGAAACAGCTAAGGAACATCCAGGGACAGCTCAAG GATGCCCAATTGCACCTTGATGACGCCGTCCGTGCCTCAGAGGACACGAAGGAGCAGGTAGCCATGGTGGAGCGCAGGAACGGTCTGATGGTGGCTGAAATCGAGGAGCTGAGAGTTGCtctggagcagacagagagaggccgcAAAGTGGCTGAGACTGAGCTGGTAGACGCCAGCGAGCGTGTTGGATTTCTGCACTCCCAG AACACCAGCCTTCTGAACACTAAGAAGAAGCTGGAGACTGACCTAGTGCAGGTGCAGGGAGAGGTGGACGACATCGTCCAGGAGGCCAGGAACGCAGAGGAGAAGGCCAAGAAGGCCATCACTGAC GCGGCCATGATGGCTGAGGAGCTGAAGAAGGAGCAGGACACCAGCTCTCACCTGGAGAGGATGAAGAAGAACCTGGAGGTCACAGTCAAGGACCTGCAGCACCGTCTGGATGAGGCTGAGAATCTGGCCATGAAGGGAGGCAAGAAGCAGCTCCAGAAACTGGAGTCCAGG GTGCGTGAGCTCGAGACTGAGGTGGAGGCTGAGCAGAGAAGAGGTGTAGACGCGGTCAAGGGAGTTCGCAAGTATGAGCGCAGAGTCAAGGAGCTCACCTACCAG ACTGAGGAGGATAAGAAGAATGTTGGCAGACTTCAGGACCTGGTAGGCAAGCTGCAGATGAAAGTGAAGGCCTACAAGAGGCAGGCCGAGGAAGCG GAGGAAGCAGCCAATAGCCACATGTCTAAGTTCCGGAAGGTTCAGCATGAgctggaggaggctgaggagcgTTCTGACATTGCTGAGACTCAGGTCAACAAGCTCAGAGCCAAGACCCGCGAAGGTGGAAAG GGCAAGGAAGCTGCTGAATAG